In Pseudobacter ginsenosidimutans, the following are encoded in one genomic region:
- the purQ gene encoding phosphoribosylformylglycinamidine synthase subunit PurQ, whose translation MKFGVVVFPGSNCDRDMQDALQNDLNQEVTMLWHKDKDLSMFTTDDCIVLPGGFSYGDYLRCGAIARFSPMMQSVIEFANKGGKVLGVCNGFQVLCEAGLLPGVLLRNANQQFISKNIYIKGLGSNQALKIPIAHGEGRYYADEKTLDALEANGQVIYRYCDENGNINVNANPNGATRNIAGIRNANGNVFGMMPHPERATSEALGNIDGKIILNALLINPDSTLVKTSAELVNF comes from the coding sequence ATGAAATTTGGCGTTGTAGTTTTTCCAGGATCAAATTGTGACAGAGATATGCAGGATGCCCTGCAGAATGATCTTAACCAGGAAGTGACCATGTTGTGGCATAAAGACAAGGACCTCAGCATGTTCACCACAGATGATTGCATCGTGCTTCCCGGAGGTTTTTCTTATGGCGATTACCTGCGCTGCGGCGCCATCGCCCGTTTCAGCCCGATGATGCAGAGCGTGATCGAGTTCGCCAACAAAGGCGGCAAAGTGCTGGGCGTTTGTAACGGCTTCCAGGTGCTTTGTGAGGCAGGCCTTCTTCCCGGCGTGCTCTTACGCAATGCTAACCAGCAGTTTATCAGCAAAAACATTTATATCAAAGGTCTGGGTTCCAACCAGGCGCTCAAGATCCCTATCGCTCACGGTGAAGGCCGCTACTATGCAGACGAGAAAACGCTCGATGCGCTGGAAGCCAATGGACAGGTGATCTACAGGTATTGTGATGAGAACGGTAACATCAACGTAAATGCCAATCCAAATGGCGCTACACGCAATATCGCTGGTATCAGAAATGCCAATGGAAATGTATTCGGAATGATGCCTCACCCTGAGCGCGCAACCTCCGAAGCACTGGGCAATATCGACGGTAAGATCATATTAAACGCCTTGTTGATAAACCCCGATAGCACGTTGGTAAAGACTTCCGCTGAATTGGTCAACTTTTAG
- a CDS encoding KUP/HAK/KT family potassium transporter: MGKNINKVTAGTLLIALGIIYGDIGTSPLYVLNAIISDKVITEKLILGSLSCIIWTLTLQTTVKYVILTLRADNRGEGGIFSLYALVRRQKKWLVLPAMLGGAALLADGMITPPISITSSIEGLRNIDELGPIPDSTIVYIVLGVLTVLFFLQQFGTHSIGKMFGPIMFCWFIMLATLGSVHLQDDLHIFKAFSPWYAIDLLTTYPKGFWILGAVFLCTTGAEALYSDLGHCGRSNIRRSWIFVKSCLILNYLGQGAYLLANFEGDKMTAQMLAEGFNPFYAIMPQWFVLPGIIIATAAAIIASQALISGSFTLISEAMRLNQWPKMRINYPTEERGQLYIPGINTMLFLGCCGITLYFQKSSRMEAAYGLAITMCMIATTILFANYLVSRRTKPIFIYLFLTVYLSIELSFLSANLDKFPHGGYVTLIVGGGLFAVMYIWYRARKIKNRYVEFVRLEHYIPQIQELSNDKTVPKYATHLVYLTSANNPKEIEHKIIYSILNKKPKRADIYWFVHVDTLDDPYTCEYSVDHIIPNDIIRVEFRLGFRIEPKINLMFRKVVADLVANKEVNITSRYESLERNNVVGDFQFIVMEKFLSQDIELPITERMIMKLYFWIKEYSLSEERGFGLDVSNVTVEKFPLIVAPVTNLNLKRINNDDGF; the protein is encoded by the coding sequence GTGGGCAAAAATATTAATAAAGTCACGGCAGGAACTCTACTCATTGCTTTAGGGATCATCTACGGCGATATCGGGACCTCCCCTCTTTACGTACTGAATGCAATCATCAGTGATAAGGTGATAACGGAAAAACTGATCCTGGGATCGCTTTCCTGTATCATCTGGACCCTCACATTACAAACTACCGTAAAGTATGTGATCCTGACTCTCCGGGCAGACAACCGGGGGGAAGGCGGCATATTTTCGTTGTACGCACTCGTGAGACGTCAGAAAAAATGGCTGGTGCTGCCGGCCATGCTCGGCGGAGCTGCGCTTCTTGCGGATGGAATGATCACGCCTCCCATCTCCATCACTTCCTCCATCGAAGGTTTGCGCAATATCGATGAGCTGGGTCCCATTCCGGATTCCACTATCGTTTACATTGTACTGGGTGTACTTACCGTGCTATTTTTCCTGCAACAGTTCGGCACCCATAGCATCGGCAAGATGTTCGGGCCGATCATGTTCTGCTGGTTCATCATGCTGGCAACCCTGGGCAGCGTGCACCTCCAGGACGATCTGCATATCTTCAAAGCTTTCAGCCCCTGGTATGCCATCGATCTGCTGACCACTTACCCGAAAGGATTCTGGATTCTCGGCGCCGTCTTTCTCTGTACCACCGGTGCAGAAGCGCTTTACTCGGATCTCGGCCACTGCGGACGCTCCAATATCCGCCGTTCCTGGATCTTCGTGAAGAGCTGTCTGATCCTGAACTATCTCGGACAGGGCGCCTACCTCCTCGCCAATTTCGAAGGCGATAAAATGACAGCCCAGATGCTGGCGGAAGGCTTCAACCCTTTCTATGCCATCATGCCCCAGTGGTTCGTACTGCCGGGTATCATCATCGCTACGGCTGCAGCTATCATCGCCAGCCAGGCATTGATCAGCGGTTCGTTCACACTTATCAGTGAGGCCATGCGCCTGAACCAATGGCCTAAAATGCGCATCAACTATCCCACGGAAGAAAGAGGTCAGTTATATATCCCCGGCATCAACACCATGCTCTTCCTCGGTTGTTGCGGCATCACACTTTATTTCCAGAAATCATCAAGGATGGAAGCCGCATACGGTCTGGCCATCACCATGTGTATGATCGCCACCACCATCCTGTTTGCCAATTACCTGGTCAGCAGGAGGACGAAGCCCATTTTCATTTATCTCTTCCTCACCGTTTATCTCAGTATCGAGCTCAGTTTCCTTTCCGCCAACCTCGACAAATTCCCGCACGGCGGTTATGTGACCCTGATAGTAGGCGGAGGACTCTTTGCCGTAATGTATATCTGGTACCGGGCACGCAAGATCAAGAACAGGTACGTGGAATTTGTGCGGCTGGAACATTATATCCCGCAGATACAGGAACTGAGCAACGATAAAACCGTTCCCAAATATGCAACCCACCTGGTGTACCTCACCAGCGCCAATAACCCCAAGGAGATCGAGCATAAGATCATCTACTCTATCCTCAACAAAAAACCGAAACGCGCAGATATCTACTGGTTCGTTCACGTAGATACACTGGATGATCCCTATACCTGCGAGTATTCAGTAGACCATATCATCCCCAATGATATCATCCGCGTGGAATTCAGGCTGGGATTCAGGATCGAGCCGAAGATCAACCTCATGTTCCGCAAAGTGGTGGCAGACCTGGTAGCCAATAAGGAAGTGAATATCACCAGCCGCTACGAAAGCCTCGAAAGGAACAATGTGGTAGGCGATTTCCAGTTCATCGTAATGGAAAAATTCCTCAGCCAGGATATCGAGCTGCCTATCACCGAGCGTATGATCATGAAACTCTACTTCTGGATCAAGGAATACAGCCTCTCGGAAGAAAGAGGATTTGGGCTCGATGTGAGCAATGTAACGGTGGAGAAATTCCCGCTGATCGTTGCACCGGTAACTAATCTCAACCTGAAACGCATCAATAACGACGACGGATTTTAA